One window of Toxorhynchites rutilus septentrionalis strain SRP unplaced genomic scaffold, ASM2978413v1 HiC_scaffold_95, whole genome shotgun sequence genomic DNA carries:
- the LOC129782496 gene encoding histone H4 gives MTGRGKGGKGLGKGGAKRHRKVLRDNIQGITKPAIRRLARRGGVKRISGLIYEETRGVLKVFLENVIRDAVTYTEHAKRKTVTAMDVVYALKRQGRTLYGFGG, from the coding sequence ATGACTGGACGCGGCAAGGGAGGCAAAGGACTCGGTAAAGGAGGAGCAAAGCGTCATCGCAAGGTACTGCGTGACAACATCCAGGGTATCACgaaacccgctatccgtcgtctAGCCCGCCGTGGGGGCGTCAAACGTATCTCTGGTCTGATTTACGAAGAAACCCGAGGAGTGCTGAAGGTATTCCTGGAGAATGTTATTCGTGACGCTGTCACCTACACCGAACATGCCAAGCGTAAAACAGTGACTGCTATGGATGTCGTATACGCGCTGAAACGTCAGGGACGTACCCTATACGGGTTTGGAGGTTAA